A stretch of the Bacillus licheniformis DSM 13 = ATCC 14580 genome encodes the following:
- a CDS encoding ABC transporter ATP-binding protein — MFIIDHLSKTYKNNVTAVSGFHIKIEKNQIVAIAGPNGSGKTTIINSILGIITPTEGTILLDDLPNTTAEFKQKFAYVPDELLLPDALSAAEYLDFVSSMYHCTSNEKRKQLIELFDMKEALQEPIETYSHGMKKKTQLIAAFMLESEFVIMDEPFRGLDIEAVINTKKLMKRYAATQGSILLATHDMLSAEELCDKIAILSKGVKMDEGKVKELKAKYNSDSLEEVFLKASMLSDRGAHFDQIIRNF, encoded by the coding sequence TAAAACATATAAAAACAATGTGACTGCCGTTAGCGGGTTTCATATAAAAATCGAAAAAAACCAGATCGTCGCGATAGCGGGTCCGAACGGTTCAGGGAAGACGACGATCATTAACTCCATTTTAGGAATCATCACGCCTACCGAAGGAACCATTCTGTTGGATGACCTGCCGAACACGACGGCGGAATTCAAGCAGAAATTCGCCTACGTTCCCGATGAACTCCTTTTGCCGGACGCCCTTTCAGCCGCAGAATATTTGGATTTTGTATCTTCTATGTATCATTGTACATCAAATGAAAAACGGAAACAATTAATCGAGCTTTTCGATATGAAAGAGGCTTTGCAGGAGCCGATTGAAACGTACTCGCACGGAATGAAAAAAAAGACGCAGCTGATCGCCGCTTTTATGCTGGAGAGCGAATTTGTCATTATGGATGAGCCGTTTCGCGGGCTCGATATAGAAGCGGTCATCAATACGAAAAAGCTGATGAAGCGCTATGCGGCCACGCAAGGGTCGATACTGCTGGCCACCCATGACATGCTTTCTGCGGAAGAACTGTGCGATAAGATAGCAATTCTATCAAAAGGCGTCAAAATGGATGAAGGAAAAGTGAAAGAATTGAAGGCTAAATATAACAGCGATTCACTTGAAGAAGTATTCTTAAAAGCTTCGATGCTGAGTGATAGGGGTGCTCATTTTGATCAAATCATTCGAAATTTCTAA
- a CDS encoding PqqD family protein: MIINMLKSLAGIKKIPYFPEHVTLNRKHISDHDLDADFPINPTAYQMLKEVDGKKDELEIAEALKGVFNVREEVLQKDLHELLTGLNRRYLINWRYGEGPSFAGVLYQFFSQYHIRYKERFSSHSDSFLLLYIKFLQVISKKIIVFWLVFLMLSLAAYTVVPDGSIVGIAAYFSVVYFGLITGTALHEVVHGIAHRKAAGRNGPQGFLAADMMSVKFVRPVMSLHDKRSIWITALGPLVPGVLGIAGVLFTVFFLKENAVSVGVLLFFSTYALHMMYLLPFMGDGKSIMKQLMIRGIGGKSS, from the coding sequence ATGATCATTAATATGTTGAAATCGCTGGCCGGAATCAAAAAAATTCCCTATTTCCCAGAGCATGTGACACTGAATCGGAAGCATATTTCAGATCATGATCTTGATGCTGATTTTCCCATTAATCCGACTGCTTATCAAATGCTGAAGGAAGTCGACGGGAAAAAAGACGAGCTGGAGATTGCCGAAGCTCTCAAAGGTGTGTTTAATGTCAGGGAAGAGGTGCTGCAGAAAGATTTGCACGAATTGCTGACAGGGCTCAACCGCCGTTATTTGATCAATTGGAGGTACGGAGAGGGCCCGTCTTTTGCGGGAGTGCTTTATCAATTCTTCAGCCAGTATCATATCCGCTACAAGGAGAGGTTTTCAAGCCATTCTGATTCGTTTCTGCTGTTGTACATAAAGTTTCTGCAAGTGATTTCTAAGAAAATCATCGTGTTCTGGCTCGTCTTTTTGATGTTGTCGCTTGCAGCGTACACCGTTGTTCCGGATGGATCGATCGTCGGCATCGCGGCTTATTTTTCCGTCGTCTATTTCGGGTTGATCACCGGAACGGCGCTTCATGAAGTGGTGCACGGCATCGCGCACCGGAAAGCTGCCGGCAGGAACGGCCCGCAGGGGTTTTTAGCGGCTGATATGATGTCAGTCAAATTTGTCCGCCCTGTCATGTCGCTGCATGATAAAAGGTCGATTTGGATTACGGCGTTGGGACCGCTTGTTCCAGGTGTGCTCGGAATAGCCGGCGTGCTGTTTACGGTCTTTTTTCTTAAGGAAAACGCGGTTTCCGTCGGAGTGCTGCTGTTCTTTTCCACCTATGCTTTGCATATGATGTATCTGCTTCCGTTTATGGGTGACGGAAAGTCGATTATGAAACAGCTGATGATCAGAGGAATTGGAGGTAAATCATCATGA
- the rpsN gene encoding 30S ribosomal protein S14 codes for MAKKSKIAKEKKRQKLVEQYAELRKELKEKGDYRALSKLPRDSAPARLHNRCEVTGRPRGYMRKFKMSRIAFRELAYKGQIPGVKKSSW; via the coding sequence GTGGCCAAGAAATCAAAAATTGCTAAAGAAAAAAAGCGCCAAAAGCTTGTTGAACAATATGCAGAACTCAGAAAAGAACTAAAAGAAAAAGGCGATTACAGAGCTTTGAGCAAGCTTCCGCGCGACTCGGCGCCAGCAAGGCTGCATAACCGCTGCGAAGTGACCGGAAGGCCGAGAGGATATATGAGAAAGTTTAAAATGTCGCGGATCGCGTTCAGAGAATTAGCATATAAAGGCCAGATTCCAGGTGTGAAGAAATCCAGCTGGTAA
- the queG gene encoding tRNA epoxyqueuosine(34) reductase QueG, which produces MDVKKLKQDVIEFAQQIGIDKIRFASADTFETLKERLIENRALGYESGFEEPDLEKRTNPDLLLPKAKSIIAIALAYPSKMKDAPRSKKGERRGIFCRASWGKDYHHVLREKLDQLEEFLKAQRSDVRTKSMVDTGELSDRAVAERAGIGWSGKNCMIITPEFGSYVYLAEMITNIPFEPDERIEDQCGSCNKCIEACPTGALVKPGQLNSQRCIAFQTQTKGFLPDEFRTKIGNRIYGCDTCQMVCPKNKGVDFHLHPEMEPDPEIAKPLLKPLLTMSNREFKEKFGHVAGSWRGKKPIQRNAIIALAHFKETDALPELIELMHKDPRPVIRGTAAWAVGKIGGADVMSELERALAHEQDEDAKAEIQKGIGLLKETSATN; this is translated from the coding sequence ATGGATGTGAAAAAACTGAAACAGGATGTCATCGAATTCGCACAGCAAATCGGCATTGATAAAATCCGGTTCGCCAGTGCAGATACATTTGAAACATTAAAAGAACGATTGATTGAGAACCGGGCCCTTGGCTATGAATCAGGCTTTGAAGAACCCGATCTTGAAAAACGGACGAACCCGGATCTGCTTTTGCCGAAGGCGAAGTCGATTATCGCCATCGCCCTTGCATACCCCTCAAAAATGAAAGACGCGCCGAGAAGCAAGAAAGGCGAACGAAGGGGCATCTTTTGCAGAGCTTCCTGGGGAAAGGATTATCATCATGTCCTGCGCGAAAAGCTTGATCAGCTTGAAGAATTTTTGAAAGCACAGCGAAGCGATGTCAGAACGAAGTCGATGGTGGACACCGGTGAGCTTTCAGACAGAGCTGTCGCAGAGCGTGCGGGCATCGGCTGGAGCGGAAAGAACTGCATGATCATTACGCCTGAATTCGGATCTTACGTTTACTTGGCGGAAATGATTACGAATATTCCCTTTGAGCCTGATGAGAGGATCGAAGACCAATGCGGCTCATGCAACAAGTGCATCGAGGCATGCCCGACCGGCGCGCTCGTCAAGCCTGGGCAGCTCAACTCCCAGCGCTGCATCGCTTTTCAGACGCAGACAAAGGGTTTTCTGCCTGACGAGTTCCGTACGAAAATCGGAAACAGGATCTACGGCTGTGATACGTGCCAGATGGTATGCCCGAAAAATAAAGGGGTCGATTTTCATCTGCATCCTGAAATGGAGCCGGACCCTGAGATTGCCAAGCCGCTTTTAAAGCCGCTTCTGACGATGTCGAATCGCGAATTCAAAGAAAAGTTCGGCCACGTGGCCGGCTCATGGAGAGGCAAAAAGCCGATTCAGAGAAATGCGATTATCGCACTTGCCCATTTTAAAGAAACGGACGCTCTCCCTGAACTGATTGAGCTGATGCACAAAGATCCGCGGCCGGTCATCAGGGGAACCGCCGCATGGGCTGTCGGAAAGATCGGCGGAGCGGATGTGATGAGTGAATTGGAGCGCGCGCTCGCGCACGAGCAGGATGAAGACGCAAAAGCTGAAATTCAAAAAGGCATCGGCCTGTTAAAAGAAACGAGTGCGACTAATTGA
- a CDS encoding amidase domain-containing protein, which produces MKQIIEQLLKARLQYLINGNDETNWRDAGGFEVIERKRRLFQKRGVHIVKANIEAAVKEHWLDEDGASHVNYQTHTAYLCKDGDDMYMEEHMEDRNALLYDQMVIKDSEALRPAAQSHPEPENGDEDMRELLGRAFRYDRLAAVRYAETYWNKRNPAYKNFEDNCTNFISQCIRAGDAPMRGYPNRGKGWWMQNHSWSYSWTVAHSLRTFLKHSKAGLRAVQKPAAKELIEGDVICYDFNGDGRFDHVALVTAKDKSNMPLVNAQTHDCRMRYWSYEDSPAYTSSIRYAFFHISDDTTKSK; this is translated from the coding sequence TTGAAACAGATCATCGAGCAGCTCCTGAAAGCCAGACTTCAATACTTAATTAACGGCAATGATGAAACAAACTGGCGGGATGCCGGAGGTTTTGAAGTCATTGAACGGAAGCGGAGGCTTTTTCAAAAACGCGGCGTGCATATCGTGAAGGCCAATATAGAAGCGGCTGTAAAAGAGCATTGGCTTGATGAAGACGGCGCGTCACATGTGAACTATCAAACCCATACCGCATATTTGTGCAAAGACGGGGATGATATGTATATGGAAGAACATATGGAAGACAGAAACGCCCTTTTGTATGATCAGATGGTCATTAAAGACTCCGAGGCCCTGCGTCCGGCCGCACAGTCTCATCCTGAGCCTGAAAACGGCGATGAAGATATGCGCGAATTGCTGGGAAGGGCGTTCCGCTATGACCGGCTTGCCGCGGTGCGCTATGCTGAAACGTATTGGAATAAACGAAATCCTGCTTATAAAAACTTTGAAGACAATTGCACAAACTTTATTTCCCAGTGCATAAGGGCCGGAGATGCGCCGATGCGCGGCTATCCGAACAGAGGCAAGGGCTGGTGGATGCAAAACCATTCCTGGAGCTACAGCTGGACTGTCGCTCATTCGCTCAGAACCTTTTTGAAGCATTCAAAAGCCGGTCTCCGAGCGGTTCAAAAGCCGGCTGCGAAAGAGCTGATCGAAGGCGATGTCATCTGCTATGATTTTAACGGAGACGGCAGATTTGACCACGTGGCCCTTGTGACAGCGAAGGATAAAAGCAATATGCCGCTGGTGAACGCGCAAACGCACGACTGCCGGATGAGGTACTGGTCTTACGAAGATTCGCCTGCTTATACTTCATCGATTCGATATGCGTTTTTTCATATATCAGATGATACGACAAAATCGAAATGA
- the trmL gene encoding tRNA (uridine(34)/cytosine(34)/5-carboxymethylaminomethyluridine(34)-2'-O)-methyltransferase TrmL, protein MNTLALHVVLYQPEIPANTGNIARTCAATDTTLHLIRPLGFSTDDKMLKRAGLDYWEFVNVVYHDSLDELFDAHPEGRFFFITKFGQKPHTSFDYSDQNEDYFFVFGRETNGLPKELIEQNMDRCLRLPMTEHVRSLNLSNTAAILVYEALRQQNYRDLT, encoded by the coding sequence GTGAATACTTTGGCATTGCATGTCGTACTATATCAACCAGAAATTCCTGCAAACACAGGAAATATCGCACGGACTTGTGCAGCAACAGATACAACACTTCATTTAATCAGACCGCTCGGCTTTTCAACCGACGATAAAATGCTCAAGCGGGCAGGTCTTGATTATTGGGAATTCGTCAATGTCGTCTACCACGACTCATTGGATGAATTGTTTGATGCCCATCCTGAAGGCCGTTTTTTCTTCATTACAAAGTTCGGTCAAAAACCGCACACTTCATTTGATTATTCAGATCAAAACGAAGATTACTTCTTTGTCTTCGGCAGAGAGACGAACGGCTTGCCGAAAGAGCTGATCGAACAAAACATGGATCGCTGTCTGCGCCTGCCGATGACAGAGCACGTCAGATCACTGAACTTATCAAACACTGCGGCAATCCTCGTGTATGAGGCGCTTCGCCAGCAGAATTACAGAGATTTGACTTAA
- a CDS encoding YhbD family protein produces the protein MVQDDLISKKELLDLTSISYGQLYRWKRKNLIPEEWFIRKSTFTGQETFFPREDILKRIETIQSMKENLSLDEMAEMFSPDLTELNASRGELLKKGIVSEAVMAFFEECTGKRDHPFNLTEALAAYVLEGLLQSGDISLDEGKMVLDVIMSNEAENKGRLLVLRKLGVATCLIAEGSIVLEKGVKVAADINLAASSEELKTKFM, from the coding sequence ATGGTTCAGGATGATTTAATTTCAAAAAAAGAGCTGCTGGATTTGACTTCGATCTCGTACGGACAGCTCTATAGATGGAAACGGAAAAATTTAATACCTGAAGAGTGGTTTATCCGGAAGTCTACGTTCACCGGACAAGAAACGTTTTTTCCGAGGGAAGACATTTTAAAAAGAATTGAAACCATTCAAAGCATGAAAGAAAACCTTTCCCTTGATGAGATGGCGGAAATGTTTTCGCCCGATTTGACCGAACTAAACGCGAGCCGCGGGGAGCTGCTAAAAAAAGGCATCGTTTCAGAAGCGGTCATGGCGTTTTTTGAAGAATGCACCGGAAAACGCGATCATCCATTTAATTTGACAGAAGCACTTGCGGCTTATGTGCTGGAAGGCTTGCTTCAATCCGGCGACATCAGCCTGGATGAAGGGAAAATGGTGCTGGATGTCATCATGTCGAACGAGGCGGAAAACAAGGGAAGGCTGCTTGTGCTCCGGAAGCTCGGCGTTGCAACATGTCTGATTGCCGAGGGCAGCATTGTGTTGGAAAAGGGAGTCAAGGTAGCCGCTGACATCAATCTGGCGGCGAGCAGTGAAGAATTGAAAACAAAATTCATGTAA
- a CDS encoding polymer-forming cytoskeletal protein — translation MENLLINGFGSSGGGAYQTVELNGKGTINGDIDCERFSCSGTGTVNGDVKADELRISGHAKLNGAIEASKVRIDGSAKVDGDVEAEKLKILGYAGISGHVKGDEAIVRGKTSIGKDCQVEHFSAEGYFTIDGLLNAEQIEIKVHGGESKVKEIGCRRIVCTAHQSKLFSFLSELISPPRLSAELIEGDHIELANTTAKVVRGNSVIIGENCDIGLIEYKEDIRVAETAKVGEKRKL, via the coding sequence ATGGAGAATTTATTGATAAACGGATTCGGCAGTTCAGGCGGAGGCGCGTATCAAACGGTTGAGTTAAACGGCAAAGGTACGATTAACGGCGATATTGACTGCGAAAGGTTCAGCTGCAGCGGCACCGGGACTGTAAACGGAGACGTAAAAGCGGATGAGCTGAGAATCAGCGGCCATGCAAAACTAAACGGCGCCATCGAGGCTTCAAAGGTTAGAATTGATGGTTCTGCAAAAGTGGATGGCGATGTCGAAGCAGAAAAGCTTAAAATCTTAGGCTACGCCGGCATTAGCGGACATGTGAAAGGCGACGAAGCGATCGTTCGCGGAAAAACGTCGATCGGCAAAGACTGCCAAGTGGAACATTTTTCTGCAGAAGGCTATTTTACAATCGACGGGCTGTTAAACGCGGAGCAAATCGAAATTAAGGTTCACGGCGGCGAAAGTAAAGTGAAAGAAATCGGCTGCCGGAGGATCGTCTGCACTGCACATCAATCGAAGCTGTTCTCGTTTTTATCGGAGCTTATTTCTCCTCCAAGGCTGTCTGCCGAGCTGATTGAAGGGGATCATATCGAACTTGCCAATACGACCGCAAAAGTTGTCCGCGGCAATTCGGTTATCATCGGCGAAAATTGCGACATCGGCCTGATTGAGTATAAGGAAGATATCCGGGTGGCCGAAACGGCAAAAGTCGGAGAGAAAAGGAAATTATAG
- the prkA gene encoding serine/threonine protein kinase PrkA: MDILKKIEQYREEEQRLKWEGTFAEYLEIVRENPTVAQSAHSRVYNMIKDSGIEEKDGKKVYSFFDKELFGLEEPLERLVEEYFHPAAKRLDVRKRILLLMGPVSGGKSTLVTMLKRGLEAYSLTDEGAVYAIKGCPMHEDPLHLIPQHLRDDFYNEYGIRIQGNLSPLNMMRLEQEYGGRIEDVKVERIFFSEDKRTGIGTFSPSDPKSQDIADLTGSIDFSTIAEYGSESDPRAYRFDGELNKANRGMMEFQEMLKCDEKFLWHLLSLTQEGNFKAGRFALISADELIVAHTNETEYRSFISNKKNEALHSRIIVMPIPYNLKVSEEERIYEKMIAESDVSDVHIAPHTLKVAAMFSILTRLKEPKRSDIDLVKKMRLYDGESVEGYNSVDVEDLKKEYTDEGMSGIDPRYVINRISSTIIRKNMESINALDVLRSLKEGLGQHPSISAEDRERYLNFISAARKEYDEMAKKEVQKAFVYSYEESAKTLMDNYLDNVEAYCNKIKLRDPLTGEEMNPDEKLMRSIEEQIGISENAKKAFREEILIRISAYARKGKRFDYNSHERLREAIQKKLFADLKDVVKITTSTKTPDEQQLKKINEVVARLIDEHGYNSTSANDLLKYVGSLLNR; this comes from the coding sequence ATGGATATATTAAAAAAGATTGAACAGTATAGAGAGGAAGAGCAGCGTCTGAAATGGGAAGGAACCTTCGCTGAATATCTGGAAATCGTAAGAGAAAATCCGACTGTCGCGCAATCTGCTCATTCCCGCGTTTACAATATGATTAAAGACAGCGGCATTGAAGAGAAAGACGGCAAAAAAGTATACAGCTTCTTTGACAAAGAGCTGTTTGGTCTTGAAGAGCCTTTGGAACGCCTTGTTGAAGAATACTTTCATCCGGCCGCGAAACGCCTTGATGTCAGAAAAAGAATCCTGCTTTTGATGGGGCCTGTCAGCGGGGGGAAATCGACTTTGGTCACCATGCTGAAAAGGGGGCTTGAAGCATACTCTCTTACAGATGAAGGGGCTGTCTATGCGATTAAGGGCTGCCCAATGCATGAAGATCCGCTTCATTTAATCCCTCAGCATCTGCGGGACGATTTTTACAATGAATACGGCATCCGCATTCAAGGAAACCTGTCCCCGTTGAACATGATGAGGCTTGAACAGGAATACGGCGGAAGAATAGAAGACGTGAAGGTTGAAAGAATCTTTTTTTCAGAGGATAAACGGACGGGGATCGGCACGTTCAGTCCGTCAGACCCTAAATCGCAGGATATCGCCGATCTGACGGGAAGCATTGATTTCTCGACGATTGCCGAATACGGATCGGAATCCGATCCGCGCGCATACCGGTTCGACGGAGAATTAAACAAAGCGAACAGAGGAATGATGGAATTTCAGGAAATGCTGAAATGCGATGAAAAATTCCTCTGGCACCTTTTATCGCTTACACAGGAAGGGAATTTCAAAGCGGGCCGGTTCGCGCTCATCTCAGCGGATGAATTGATCGTAGCCCACACGAATGAAACCGAATACCGTTCATTTATATCCAATAAGAAAAACGAGGCGCTCCATTCGCGGATTATCGTCATGCCGATTCCATATAATTTAAAAGTATCGGAAGAGGAAAGAATTTATGAGAAAATGATCGCTGAAAGCGATGTGTCTGATGTTCATATTGCGCCGCACACGCTAAAAGTGGCCGCGATGTTTTCAATTTTGACAAGGCTGAAGGAGCCGAAGAGGTCAGACATTGATCTCGTCAAAAAAATGAGGCTGTATGACGGAGAGAGCGTTGAAGGATACAATTCAGTCGATGTCGAGGATTTGAAAAAAGAATACACTGATGAAGGAATGAGCGGAATCGATCCGCGTTATGTCATCAACCGGATCTCGTCGACGATCATCCGCAAAAATATGGAGTCGATCAATGCGCTCGATGTCCTCCGTTCTTTAAAAGAAGGACTCGGCCAGCATCCGTCGATTTCGGCAGAAGACCGCGAGCGCTATTTGAACTTTATTTCCGCCGCCAGAAAAGAGTACGACGAAATGGCGAAGAAAGAAGTCCAAAAAGCGTTTGTATACTCTTATGAGGAGTCGGCGAAAACGCTGATGGACAATTATCTTGATAATGTCGAAGCGTACTGCAATAAAATTAAGCTCCGCGATCCGCTGACAGGAGAAGAGATGAATCCGGATGAAAAGCTGATGAGGTCAATAGAAGAACAAATCGGCATTTCCGAAAATGCGAAAAAGGCATTCCGAGAAGAAATTCTCATCCGCATTTCTGCCTATGCAAGAAAAGGGAAGCGATTTGATTATAATTCCCATGAGCGGCTCAGGGAAGCGATTCAGAAAAAGCTGTTTGCAGACTTGAAAGATGTCGTCAAAATCACGACGTCGACAAAAACGCCGGACGAACAGCAGCTCAAGAAAATCAACGAGGTCGTCGCCCGTCTCATTGATGAGCACGGCTACAACTCGACAAGCGCAAACGACCTCTTAAAATATGTAGGAAGCTTATTAAACCGGTAG
- the yhbH gene encoding sporulation protein YhbH, translated as MSHKDNGHFIISQEDWSLHRKGYDDQQRHQKKVQDAIKNNLPDLITEESIIMSNGKDIVKIPIRSLDEYKIRYNYDKNKHAGQGDGDSQVGDIVARDGSDKRGAGKGQGAGDQAGEDYYEAEVSLIDLEEALFSEMELPNLEQKERDDIVVEDIEFNDIRKTGLTGNIDKKRTMLSAFKRNAMTGKPSFYPIYPEDLKFKTWNDSVKPESKAVVLAMMDTSGSMGVWEKYMARSFFFWMTRFLRTKYETVDIEFIAHHTEAKVVSEEDFFSKGESGGTICSSVYRKSLELIEDKYHPTRYNIYPFHFSDGDNLTSDNARCVKLVGEIMEKANIFCYGEVNQYNRHSTLMSAYKNIKNEKFKYYVLKQKADVFQALKSFFNNEERHQYT; from the coding sequence ATGTCCCATAAAGACAATGGCCATTTTATTATTTCTCAGGAAGACTGGTCCCTCCACCGAAAAGGGTATGATGACCAACAGCGTCACCAGAAAAAGGTGCAGGACGCGATCAAAAACAATCTGCCTGACCTGATTACAGAAGAAAGCATCATTATGTCCAACGGCAAAGATATTGTCAAAATTCCGATTCGCTCGTTGGATGAGTATAAAATCCGCTATAACTATGATAAAAATAAACATGCCGGCCAGGGAGACGGCGACAGCCAAGTAGGAGATATCGTCGCAAGGGACGGCTCTGATAAGCGGGGCGCCGGCAAAGGCCAGGGAGCGGGCGATCAGGCCGGTGAAGATTATTATGAAGCGGAAGTTTCGTTAATCGATTTGGAAGAGGCGCTCTTCAGCGAAATGGAGCTGCCGAATTTAGAACAGAAAGAGCGCGATGATATCGTTGTCGAAGATATTGAATTCAACGATATCCGCAAAACGGGTTTGACGGGCAACATCGATAAGAAAAGAACGATGCTCAGCGCATTTAAGCGAAACGCAATGACTGGAAAACCGTCGTTTTATCCGATCTATCCCGAAGACTTAAAATTTAAAACGTGGAATGACTCTGTAAAGCCTGAATCAAAAGCCGTTGTGCTCGCCATGATGGATACGAGCGGATCGATGGGCGTTTGGGAAAAATATATGGCGCGAAGTTTTTTCTTTTGGATGACACGTTTTTTACGGACAAAGTATGAAACGGTCGATATCGAGTTTATCGCCCATCATACAGAGGCCAAAGTGGTATCAGAAGAAGATTTCTTTTCGAAAGGGGAAAGCGGGGGAACAATTTGTTCATCTGTATACCGCAAATCCCTCGAGCTGATCGAAGACAAATACCATCCGACACGCTATAACATTTATCCGTTTCATTTTTCGGACGGCGATAATCTGACATCCGACAACGCGCGGTGCGTCAAGCTTGTCGGAGAGATTATGGAGAAAGCGAATATATTTTGCTACGGCGAAGTCAACCAGTACAACAGACATTCAACTTTAATGTCAGCCTACAAAAATATTAAAAATGAAAAATTCAAGTATTATGTGCTGAAACAGAAAGCCGATGTTTTTCAGGCTCTGAAGAGCTTCTTCAACAATGAAGAACGGCACCAATATACATGA
- a CDS encoding HlyD family secretion protein: MSKGRLIATNIIGLIIVLAILAGGAYFYYDSISYVKTDEAHVAGEMADITAPASGKLADWDLKEGSKVSKDEKTAKIKGEQTVDVKSIMDGTIVKNEAKEGQIVQAGQTLAKTIDMDHLYITANIEENDLKDIEKGDKVDIVVDGDSGTTFEGNVEEIGYATNSTFDLLSQSNSSGNYTKVTQKVPVKISIKNPSDKVLPGMNASVKISK; this comes from the coding sequence ATGAGCAAAGGACGTTTAATTGCGACGAACATTATCGGACTCATCATCGTGCTTGCCATCTTAGCAGGAGGTGCGTATTTCTATTATGACAGCATCAGCTATGTGAAAACCGATGAAGCGCACGTGGCAGGCGAGATGGCCGATATTACGGCGCCTGCATCAGGGAAGCTCGCAGATTGGGATTTGAAAGAAGGATCAAAAGTTTCGAAGGACGAAAAAACAGCGAAAATCAAAGGGGAACAAACGGTTGACGTGAAGTCGATCATGGACGGAACGATTGTCAAAAACGAAGCGAAGGAAGGCCAGATCGTACAAGCCGGTCAAACGCTTGCGAAAACAATCGACATGGATCATCTGTACATTACTGCTAACATTGAAGAAAACGACCTGAAAGACATCGAAAAAGGGGACAAAGTCGATATCGTCGTTGACGGTGATTCAGGCACTACATTTGAAGGGAATGTCGAAGAAATCGGCTATGCGACAAACTCAACATTTGACTTGCTTTCTCAAAGCAATTCAAGCGGAAACTACACGAAAGTAACGCAGAAAGTACCTGTGAAAATTTCAATCAAAAACCCGTCTGACAAAGTGCTGCCGGGAATGAACGCATCCGTGAAAATTTCAAAATAA